One stretch of Shewanella sp. Arc9-LZ DNA includes these proteins:
- the torT gene encoding TMAO reductase system periplasmic protein TorT, which translates to MRRLIYLLIACLGTIPLLAEATSDSSWTLQQRTPFNAKIQTVKSIQYNQLTSAKKAWRICALVPHLKDAYWIGIDYGLVSKASQLGINLELFEAGSYYRKEQQLKQLEYCLNQPFDAILLGAVAPNLLDQYPGLINKPIIALVNRLDNPIITTRVGVNWYQMGWKAGHFIAKAVKNLPPSSPVTLALLTGPESVGGSDWVELGIQDAIADSPIVVSSIRHTDNNRDLYRDQLHNLLNDHVPSYILGSAVAIEAAIGTLQHKRLTGQVKLVSSYLSPATLRGLYRNKVAFSSDDQVVLQGKLAIDIAVKLLEGAHSFGDIGPQIQALEQGTVQLNMFNNSLAPADFYPIYRVTTKTNL; encoded by the coding sequence ATGCGCCGACTTATTTATTTGCTCATAGCTTGCTTAGGGACAATACCATTACTTGCTGAAGCAACATCCGATTCTAGCTGGACATTACAGCAGCGCACGCCCTTTAATGCCAAAATTCAAACAGTAAAATCAATACAATATAATCAACTGACCTCGGCCAAAAAGGCTTGGCGAATCTGTGCCTTAGTACCTCACCTTAAAGACGCTTATTGGATCGGCATTGATTATGGTTTGGTGTCAAAAGCCAGCCAATTAGGCATTAATTTAGAATTATTTGAAGCTGGTAGCTATTACAGAAAAGAGCAACAACTAAAACAACTTGAATACTGCCTTAATCAACCGTTCGATGCCATCTTACTCGGTGCTGTGGCCCCCAATTTACTTGATCAATATCCGGGGCTAATTAATAAACCCATCATAGCGTTAGTGAATAGACTCGATAACCCCATTATAACAACTCGTGTAGGCGTCAATTGGTATCAAATGGGCTGGAAAGCTGGCCACTTTATCGCCAAAGCTGTAAAAAATTTACCGCCATCGTCTCCAGTAACACTCGCTCTACTCACCGGCCCAGAAAGTGTTGGCGGCAGCGATTGGGTTGAGCTCGGTATTCAAGATGCTATTGCCGATAGTCCTATTGTGGTTTCGTCAATTCGTCATACCGATAATAATCGTGACCTTTATCGTGACCAACTTCATAATCTACTTAATGATCATGTTCCTAGTTATATTCTAGGCAGTGCCGTTGCTATTGAAGCAGCAATAGGAACATTGCAACATAAACGATTAACTGGCCAAGTAAAACTTGTGAGCAGCTATTTATCGCCAGCGACCTTGCGCGGACTTTATCGCAATAAAGTGGCTTTCAGTAGTGATGATCAAGTGGTGTTACAAGGTAAATTGGCAATAGATATTGCGGTAAAACTACTGGAGGGGGCACACTCATTTGGGGATATTGGCCCACAAATACAGGCGTTAGAACAAGGAACTGTGCAACTCAATATGTTTAACAACAGCTTAGCCCCTGCAGACTTTTACCCCATTTATCGTGTGACGACAAAAACTAATCTTTAA